Proteins from a single region of Arctopsyche grandis isolate Sample6627 chromosome 1, ASM5162203v2, whole genome shotgun sequence:
- the LOC143912587 gene encoding uncharacterized protein LOC143912587: MDIDRSKENIQPLRGGRNPVQLGVALNANSDAEAANQLALQQREHEVLINNYNGPDPLEPWFNYIQWVEQCFPKHGHEGHIDKLIKECLAKFENDERYTQDRRFLRLWIKYIDYSNNPLEFYQMLYNRGLGTSCSELYRAWACYCEEATDYAKADHVYKLGMQYNAEPREELDQAYREFQTSCSQRWIHNDSPTKRKAASALAETRLALTTLRTVKRRNTAVVPSQRTGDNVYSAGPGTLRQNSDGSNQARSNVIVSVYVDRPGPSSVPDNLPASESAAAPIPSLLQSCSAVENQKEVGLWTNSSTKTEKINSKVTIVNPTTFTLFEDDRLMLPPNHVPYCIEDLTDFCVRICVPDPDDSTKIPMYSKKEVYKDEGSTLEYSLEEIRARKYLKTKPRTQSIESPSEPKIIVNMDSNCQFSEASAMKNEFKFENVIAQSNSILNADDPQNGDLDQHEEYAKSNKPLFDTLKDEKPDHYNCLTNDVAYGNDGTKGKIVADFNKSLLANLHGNDSMTFHTKEAHRELNLFPDNDSGVKISQFDDMKFEIREDHSMTMASAQAKVNSNSNMKACDNIDDDRLTKNFGYEIENKQFKSGDPVFFPREDMPQINNQQTMAEVDESTQIFTFNVMSSSTPCNNQFKKPQFIDATKRNNVRSFDLGECGTAQERPTPNSYALKGGYLKAGDAAITESNQGGNDGLYTLMETTQEYRSGSSSSGSNQTAGNTMFGYTARESTGQPLSVINEKMHENLNQDSAYHHSYQDLNAYAKRQNGIHLKGAASNSLMHKNNFVTNNENRVHLASQNNLNTPSQYHTIDHQYHKSNSATINRYNAQRNFPQTYQGASQHLAVPNNNGYQNHIAYQHSSNTNHNYQMLHQSPQMAYHSHGGYQNAQQSMQSPSAVVGFQSPPQVPPAFQSPQHAFQSSQQIVHGFQSPQHGFQSPQHGFQSPQRGFTSPQQGFTSPQQGFTSPQHGFTSPQHVYTNSQPGFTSPHQGYANTQQQMYQKQTHQVYASPHVQPTEFQTAPQTYSNSHQALQNPSHNYMNASNSALQQTNQHFQQHSYTYPNNSLHSPYQNQESSYPNVSHTHYNPNQYSSVHTPITQNHMKPQANVYNNYQNNQQTYTMYKNPQNVNTSQVQYHENIQVSQEYSHEPIQNQPNIHQGISRNLPNANSQSQFNNHIHKQQIQSPQYTPHMSEIQKHLYQSPTSKLRSVRHEVPHMGAKPNADLKTPGFSNQHLQFMTSRNEPKDNANTPKFSNSPTISQKMHKNLYVSSPEQAQVPPNTEINSADISKESALQTLLNQNRSIQNVKEKYKEQSKRQLDFENRTEIQSEDSRDSAGKECRMLSVHSRQSNHSMHTDSENSMDCQTISFNSNCSNSMIATQDIPMPANIDFPKVIDPFNIELCNMLLEYIKFPNKNHYKGYYELKSIPKFQNGTMLSVDIYRYTVEKQLGKGTFGSVFRGFDNISNESVALKHQKPGHPWEYYICQEIKARITDPFMLPGYMDIRAAFFGDNASVFVSELSVYGSLLDVANKIRAGTTKCIAEFIVMLMASEMLSIIHHLHKANIIHGDIKPDNFLVMKTPQTESRAPSLQLIDFGCAIDMSLFPEGTTFKKVISTDGFTCTEMRDGRPWTFQTDLYCLAGTVYVILMGNYMQTAKRGGQWTVEKKWPRYMKSEIWDKIFTPLLNVKDCSSIPDLLSLKDILDEFIRSVETNLATQLRTFDHILKQK, encoded by the exons ATGGACATCGACCGCAGCAAGGAGAACATCCAGCCGCTGAGGGGCGGCCGCAACCCCGTGCAGCTGGGCGTCGCGCTCAACGCCAACTCGGACGCCGAAGCTGCCAACCAGCTCGCCCTCCAGCAGCG gGAGCATGAAGTGcttataaataattacaatggGCCAGACCCTCTCGAACCGTGgtttaattatattcaatggGTAGAACAGTGCTTTCCAAAACATGGTCACGAAGGTCACATTGATAAGTTAATAAAAGAATGCCTagcaaaatttgaaaatgaCGAGCGCTATACCCAAGATCGAAGATTTTTACGACTGTGGATTAAATAT ATAGACTATTCTAATAATCCATTAGAATTTTATCAAATGCTGTACAATAGAGGCTTAGGCACTAGTTGTTCGGAACTTTACAGGGCTTGGGCGTGCTATTGTGAAGAAGCTACCGATTATGCTAAAGCTGATCATGTATACAAATTAGGTATGCAATACAATGCCGAACCAAGGGAGGAGTTGGATCAAGCATATAg agaATTCCAAACGAGCTGCAGTCAACGATGGATTCACAATGATTCACCTACCAAACGAAAAGCTGCTTCGGCACTCGCTGAAACAAGACTTGCTTTGACCACATTGCGTACAGTAAAACGTAGAAACACCGCTGTAGTTCCATCACAGCGTACTGGAGATAATGTGTACAGTGCTGGTCCAGGAACATTAAGACAAAATTCAGATGGATCTAATCAAGCTCGCAGTAATGTCATTGTTAGCGTTTATGTT GACCGACCAGGACCATCGTCTGTTCCCGACAATCTCCCGGCAAGTGAGTCTGCTGCGGCACCTATTCCATCGTTACTGCAAAGCTGTAGTGCTGTAGAAAATCAAAAAGAAGTTGGTTTGTGGACAAACTCATCCACTAAGactgaaaaaattaattcaaaagttACGATTGTAAACCCCACCACATTTACAC TGTTTGAAGATGATAGATTAATGTTACCGCCTAATCATGTTCCATACTGCATCGAAGATTTGACCGATTTTTGTGTTCGTATTTGTGTACCAGATCCCGATGACTCAACTAAGATACCCATGTATAGCAAGAAGGAG GTTTATAAAGATGAAGGTTCTACTTTAGAGTACAGCCTTGAAGAAATTAGGGCACGGAAATATCTTAAAACAAAGCCTAGAACCCAAAGTATTGAATCGCCTAGTGAACCGaaaattattgttaatatgGATTCTAATTGTCAATTCAGTGAAGCATCAGCTATGaaaaatgaattcaaatttgaaaatgtcATAGCACAGTCTAATTCTATATTAAATGCTGATGACCCACAAAATGGTGATTTAGATCAACACGAAGAGTATGCAAAGTCAAATAAACCATTATTTGATACTTTAAAGGATGAAAAACCAGACCATTACAATTGCTTGACTAACGATGTTGCTTATGGTAACGATGGGACCAAAGGTAAAATTGTTGCCGATTTCAATAAAAGTTTATTGGCCAATCTTCATGGAAACGACTCGATGACTTTTCACACAAAAGAAGCTCACCGAGAACTCAATCTCTTTCCCGATAATg ACTCTGGAGTAAAAATCTCTCAATTTGATGacatgaaatttgaaattcgtgAAGATCATTCCATGACAATGGCTTCAGCGCAAGCCAAAGTTAATTCAAATTCCAATATGAAGGCGTGTGACAACATTGACGATGATAGACTAACCAAAAATTTCGGTtatgaaatagaaaataaacaatTCAAAAGTGGAGATCCTGTTTTTTTTCCACGAGAAGATATGCCccaaataaat aatcaACAAACCATGGCAGAAGTTGATGAATCAActcaaatatttacattcaatGTGATGTCATCAAGTACACCTTGTAATAATCAATTTAAGAAACCTCAATTCATTGATGCCACTAAGAGAAACAATGTGAGAAGTTTTGATTTGGGTGAATGTGGAACTGCTCAAGAAAGACCTACTCCTAATAGTTATGCACTGAAAGGAGGTTACTTAAAGGCTGGAGATGCAGCAATTACAGAATCAAACCAAGGGGGAAACGATGGGCTTTATACATTAATGGAAACAACGCAAGAATACAG ATCGGGCTCAAGTTCTTCTGGGAGTAATCAAACTGCAGGAAATACAATGTTTGGATATACAGCAAGAGAAAGTACTGGTCAACCTTTAAGtgtaattaatgaaaaaatgcaCGAAAATTTAAATCAAGATTCGGCGTACCACCATTCATATCAGGATTTGAACGCTTACGCCAAGCGGCAAAATGGGATTCATTTGAAAGGCGCTGCTAGCAATAGTCTTATgcacaaaaataattttgtgaCAAACAATGAAAACAGGGTTCATTTGGCTTcgcaaaacaatttaaatactCCAAGTCAATATCATACCATAGATCATCAATATCATAAAAGTAATAGTGCAACTATCAACCGGTACAATGCGCAAAGAAATTTTCCTCAAACTTATCAGGGTGCTAGTCAACACCTTGCAGTACCTAACAATAATGGATATCAGAATCATATAGCATATCAACATTCTTCAAACACTAATCATAATTACCAGATGTTGCATCAAAGTCCTCAAATGGCATATCATTCGCATGGGGGCTATCAAAATGCTCAACAGAGTATGCAAAGTCCCAGTGCTGTAGTTGGATTTCAAAGTCCTCCTCAAGTTCCTCCAGCGTTTCAAAGCCCTCAACACGCGTTTCAAAGCTCTCAGCAAATTGTACATGGTTTTCAAAGTCCACAGCATGGTTTCCAGAGTCCTCAACATGGCTTCCAGAGTCCCCAGCGTGGTTTTACTAGCCCACAACAGGGTTTCACAAGCCCGCAGCAAGGCTTCACTAGTCCCCAGCATGGCTTTACAAGTCCACAACATGTTTATACTAATTCTCAACCGGGGTTCACTAGCCCGCATCAGGGCTATGCTAATACTCAACAACAAATGTATCAAAAACAAACACATCAAGTTTATGCAAGTCCTCATGTTCAACCAACAGAGTTTCAAACGGCACCACAAACATACTCTAACTCGCATCAAGCGCTTCAAAATCCTAGTCACAATTATATGAATGCTTCAAATTCAGCTTTACAACAGACCAATCAACATTTTCAACAACATTCATATACTTATCCAAACAATAGTTTACACTCACCATACCAAAATCAAGAAAGTAGTTATCCTAATGTCAGTCACACTCATTATAATCCCAATCAATATAGTTCTGTCCATACTCCTATAACTCAAAATCATATGAAACCTCAAGCAAACGTATACAACAACTATCAAAATAATCAACAAACATATACGATGTATAAGAATCCTCAGAATGTTAACACTTCTCAAGTACAGTACCATGAGAACATACAGGTATCACAAGAATATTCACACGAACCTATTCAAAATCAACCAAACATTCACCAAGGAATCTCTCGGAATCTACCAAATGCCAATTCACAGAGCCAATTCAATAATCACATTCATAAGCAGCAAATACAATCACCACAATATACACCACATATGTCTGAAATTCAGAAACATTTATACCAAAGTCCTACTTCAAAATTACGAAGTGTACGTCACGAAGTACCGCATATGGGTGCTAAGCCAAATGCCGATTTGAAAACTCCTGGTTTTTCTAATCAGCACCTTCAATTCATGACATCTAGAAATGAACCTAAAGATAATGCTAATACACCAAAGTTCAGTAACAGTCCTACTATATCGCAAAAAATGCATAAGAACCTGTATGTATCTAGTCCAGAACAAGCCCAAGTACCGCCAAATACTGAGATAAATAGCGCTGACATATCCAAAGAGAGTGCATTGCAAACGTTGTTGAACCAAAATCGTAGTATTCAAAATgtcaaagaaaaatataaagagcAATCTAAAAGACAACTTGATTTTGAGAATAGGACTGAAATCCAATCAGAGGACAGCAGAGATTCGGCTGGCAAAGAATGTCGCATGTTATCCGTGCATTCGAGACAATCTAATCATTCGATGCACACGGATAGTGAGAATTCCATGGACTGTCAAACTATTAGTTTTAACTCGAATTGTTCAAATAGCATGATTGCAACTCAAGACATTCCAATGCCTGCGAATATAGATTTTCCAAAAGTGATTGACCCCTTCAATATTGAATTGTGTAATATGCTTTTGGAATATATCAAATTccccaacaaaaatcattacaaAGGCTATTATGAATTAAAGTCTATACCTAAATTTCAAAATGGCACTATGCTATCTGTCGATATATACAGATATACTGTGGAAAAACAGTTAGGAAAGGGTACATTTGGTAGTGTGTTTCGAGGATTCGATAACATCAGCAATGAATCGGTAGCGTTGAAACATCAGAAACCTGGCCATCCTtgggaatattatatatgtcagGAAATAAAGGCCAGAATAACTGATCCATTCatg cttcCTGGGTACATGGATATTCGTGCCGCTTTCTTTGGAGACAATGCTAGTGTATTTGTATCAGAACTATCCGTATATGGATCCTTATTGGATGTAGCTAATAAAATTAGAGCTGGGACTACTAAGTGTATTGCTGAATTTATTGTGATGTTAATGGCTAGTGAAATGCTTTCTATTATACATCATTTACATAAAGCTAATATCATTCACGGAGATATAAAACCTGATAATTTCTTAGTGATGAAAAC CCCTCAAACAGAATCAAGAGCACCCTCATTGCAGCTTATTGATTTCGGATGTGCAATAGACATGTCACTTTTTCCAGAAGGAACGAcgtttaaaaaa GTGATATCGACTGATGGCTTCACCTGTACTGAAATGCGTGATGGCCGGCCTTGGACTTTTCAAACGGATCTGTATTGTCTCGCTGGGACTGTTTATGTGATATTAATGGGAAATTATATGCAGACTGCCAAAAGAGGAGGCCAGTGGACTGTAGAAAAAAAATGGCCTAG GTATATGAAATCGGAAATATGGGATAAAATCTTCACACCACTGTTGAATGTGAAAGATTGTTCGAGTATACCCGATTTGCTTTCATTGAAAGATATTTTAGATGAATTTATTAGAAGTGTAGAAACTAATTTAGCTACTCAGTTACGAACTTTCGACCACATACTGAAGCAAAAATAA